One window from the genome of Dermacentor variabilis isolate Ectoservices unplaced genomic scaffold, ASM5094787v1 scaffold_13, whole genome shotgun sequence encodes:
- the LOC142566714 gene encoding uncharacterized protein LOC142566714, which produces MAPSAALNSFTRSRMRRLPHERLQRRTDVFRRPVSLCIRRRAGGAAQRSSTEPLSLRLPGRHKDCSRSPRHVFQRKCRHDVMSSCTLGTAAAPGNCSILPCFGSSTKGYAPAEPCQVMFIHSRGHRLTSFRSGCPGTARTAAGLLATSASASATMTPSWAALWDQQEQQVATAASRRASGSGTEVPASAK; this is translated from the exons ATGGCCCCTTCAGCCGCTCTGAACTCCTTCACGCGTTCACGGATGCGAAGGCTCCCTCACGAAAGACTTCAACGGCGCACTGATGTCTTCCGCCGTCCAGTCTCACTCTGCATCAGACGTCGTGCTGGCGGGGCTGCGCAGCGGTCTTCCACCGAACCGTTATCCCTCCGGCTGCCTGGGCGCCACAAGGATTGCAGCAGGTCTCCTCGCCACGTCTTCCAGCGCAAGTGCCGCCATGACGTCATGTCAAGCTGCACTCTGgggacagcagcagcacctggcaactgcagcatcctaccgtgcttcggCTCCAGCACGAAAGGCTACGCTCCTGCAGAGCCCTGTCAAGTGATGTTTATTCATTCGCG CGGGCATCGACTGACCAGTTTTCGCTCCGGCTGCCCGGGCACCGCAAGGACTGCAGCAGGTCTCCTGGCCACGTCTGCCAGCGCAAGTGCCACCATGACGCCATCTTGGGCTGccctctgggatcagcaggagcagcaggtggcaactGCAGCATCCCGCCGTGCTTCTGGCTCCGGCACCGAAGTCCCTGCCTCTGCCAAGTGA